A region of Allocoleopsis franciscana PCC 7113 DNA encodes the following proteins:
- a CDS encoding BamA/TamA family outer membrane protein — MRLSPFLAAMLAASATFCVSNPVKGQTLDLPTPQSKATEPDATNSSGGVPTAKAEPTTERHLESISKPVYVNQDAVPIDSEPVASTERQAERVNNVVVETLAVPDASSLQPLIAQDAESGGSTEPSPVPSPSPSPSPSPSPSPSPSPSPSPIPTQEFSPTPTPAPEFSTPPDTQSQPTQPEPRVLVAEVDISGAQGELEEEIFRVIKTRPGQATTRSQLQEDVNAIFATGYFSNVNVQPEDTPLGVRVTFVVEPNPVLRNVSVQTVPEGAAMGVLPAQVVDNIFNEQYGKILNLRDLQEGIKKVNQWYKDNGYDLAQVIDAQQVTADGQVKLIVAEGVIEDIQVRFLNKEGEATNEQGETIRGRTRDFIITREVQLKPGDVFNRETAQRDLRRVFGLGIFDDVRLSFAPGTDPRRVVVVVDVIEKNTGSLALGGGISSASGLFGSVSYQQQNLGGNNQTLGAEVQVGVREFLFDARFTDPWIAGDPYRTSYTVNAFRRRSISLIFEGGDPEVFLPPDDDGDRDRPRIRRTGGGITFTRPLSRDVFTRADWTASLGLQYQRISVTNSEGDVTPRDERGNLLSFNDSGKDDLLTLQLGAVRDRRNDPIRPTSGSLLRLGAEQSIPLGSILMTRLRGSYSYYIPVSFTNFTKGPQALAFNVQGGTVLGDLPPYEAFSLGGVNSVRGFGEGDVGAGRSYIQATAEYRFPVFSVIGGALFLDYASDLGSGDNVPGNPAGVRGKPGNGFGYGLGVRVQSPLGPIRVDYGFNDQGESQLHFGIGERF; from the coding sequence ATGCGCTTATCTCCCTTTTTAGCAGCAATGCTGGCTGCTTCAGCCACTTTCTGTGTATCCAACCCGGTGAAGGGGCAAACCCTAGACTTGCCCACTCCCCAGTCAAAAGCAACAGAACCAGACGCGACCAACAGCAGTGGAGGAGTGCCTACAGCTAAAGCTGAGCCGACCACTGAGCGTCATTTAGAATCTATTTCAAAGCCAGTCTATGTTAATCAAGATGCTGTTCCCATAGATTCGGAACCTGTGGCGTCAACGGAACGCCAAGCGGAAAGGGTCAACAACGTGGTTGTCGAGACTCTAGCTGTGCCAGACGCCTCTAGTCTGCAACCCCTGATAGCACAGGATGCTGAGTCCGGAGGTTCCACAGAACCCAGTCCGGTGCCTAGTCCCTCACCGTCCCCCAGTCCTTCACCATCCCCCAGTCCCTCACCGTCACCGAGTCCCTCACCAATCCCGACGCAGGAATTTTCACCCACGCCAACCCCAGCGCCAGAATTTTCAACCCCTCCAGACACTCAATCGCAACCGACTCAGCCAGAACCAAGAGTTCTCGTTGCGGAAGTAGACATCAGTGGCGCACAAGGGGAACTGGAAGAGGAAATTTTCCGCGTGATTAAAACTCGACCCGGACAGGCAACCACACGCTCCCAATTGCAGGAAGATGTGAATGCCATCTTTGCCACAGGCTACTTCTCCAATGTGAATGTACAGCCCGAAGATACACCTTTGGGGGTTCGTGTAACCTTTGTGGTAGAACCTAACCCCGTGCTGCGAAATGTGTCAGTTCAAACTGTTCCAGAAGGAGCCGCTATGGGTGTCCTGCCGGCTCAAGTTGTCGATAATATCTTCAACGAGCAGTATGGCAAAATCCTGAACCTGCGTGACCTGCAAGAGGGCATCAAGAAGGTCAATCAGTGGTACAAAGATAACGGTTATGACCTCGCTCAGGTAATTGATGCTCAGCAAGTGACCGCCGATGGGCAAGTCAAGTTAATTGTGGCAGAAGGGGTCATTGAAGATATTCAGGTGCGTTTCCTGAATAAAGAGGGAGAGGCGACGAATGAGCAGGGTGAAACGATCCGGGGTCGTACCCGTGACTTCATCATTACGCGAGAAGTGCAACTTAAACCCGGCGATGTCTTTAATCGGGAAACGGCTCAAAGAGACCTGCGACGGGTATTTGGCCTAGGGATTTTTGATGATGTGCGGCTTTCCTTTGCCCCCGGTACTGACCCCCGCCGAGTCGTTGTAGTCGTGGACGTGATTGAGAAAAACACCGGTTCTCTGGCGCTAGGGGGCGGGATTAGTTCCGCGAGTGGTCTGTTTGGTTCTGTGAGCTATCAACAGCAAAACCTAGGGGGTAACAATCAGACCTTAGGTGCCGAAGTGCAGGTAGGTGTACGGGAGTTCCTATTTGACGCAAGGTTTACAGACCCTTGGATTGCAGGCGACCCGTACCGTACATCTTATACAGTAAACGCCTTCAGACGCCGCTCGATTTCCCTAATTTTTGAGGGCGGTGACCCAGAAGTGTTCCTCCCACCCGACGATGACGGAGACCGCGATCGCCCCCGTATCCGGCGAACAGGAGGCGGTATTACCTTCACCCGTCCATTGTCCAGAGACGTTTTCACCCGAGCAGATTGGACGGCTTCCTTAGGCTTACAGTATCAAAGGATTTCAGTTACCAATAGCGAGGGTGACGTTACTCCCAGGGATGAGCGGGGCAACCTCTTAAGCTTTAATGACAGTGGAAAAGACGACCTGTTGACCCTTCAGTTGGGTGCTGTGCGCGATCGGCGGAATGACCCCATACGACCCACCAGCGGCTCTCTGCTGCGACTGGGGGCGGAGCAATCGATTCCACTAGGCTCCATCCTTATGACCCGCCTGAGAGGCAGCTACAGCTACTACATCCCTGTGAGCTTTACCAACTTCACCAAAGGCCCTCAAGCTCTTGCCTTTAATGTTCAAGGAGGAACCGTGTTGGGCGATTTGCCGCCTTATGAAGCGTTTTCCTTGGGTGGCGTTAACTCAGTACGAGGTTTCGGTGAGGGAGATGTGGGAGCAGGACGTAGTTATATTCAGGCTACGGCTGAATATCGCTTCCCTGTTTTCTCTGTGATAGGTGGTGCTTTGTTCTTAGACTATGCCAGCGATCTTGGTTCCGGTGACAACGTTCCGGGTAACCCAGCCGGCGTGCGGGGCAAACCGGGCAATGGTTTTGGGTACGGCCTAGGTGTCCGGGTACAGTCGCCGCTAGGTCCGATTCGCGTGGACTACGGTTTTAATGACCAAGGTGAATCTCAGTTGCACTTTGGCATTGGAGAGCGATTCTAA